GTAAACCGGGATCCGGTTCACCGGCCTTTTATAAGCCCAACCGCATGTGCGCACACGCCACGCATCGATTACGGTGACCTGATTATCGACTGACCTCCACATAGATCACGTGGTGGATGCTTGGTAATTCGGGACAGTTCGGGGGCCCATTCTCGTGGGTGTGCAGTGAAATCCAAGCGCACCGTTTAGCGACAGCGTCCGCGACTGCACTTCTAGAAAATGTCTCTGCTGTCTGCCCTGAGCAACTTTGGCATGTCTTCCTCTGCGGTTGCCGAGGAGACCGCTGCTCCCAGCTGGTTCGCCTCTGTCTTCCCTGTCGCGCACAGCGAGGTATGTTTTCGCGAAGGATGAATGTGGAACGGATGCTAACGCGTTGCAGGAggaggagaaggaggaggCTGACGAGGAGAAGGCCGACGATGAGGCTGAGAAGAGCGAGGAGGCTGACGAGGAGGCCGACGAaaaggaggaggacgaggacgaggacgaggacgaggacgatgaCGATGACGTATGTTTGTTCGAAAAAAGTAGAATACTAACGAGCAGGAGCCTGAGGACGTACGTTATTTCGAGCGACCAAGAGCAGGATACTTACCATGAAATGCCACATTTGGCACTGTTGACATATTGTACAGACCATGCCTGCCATCTACGAGGAGTGCGAAAAGTCGTCGGCCTGCGGCAGTGTCCGGCATCACTTTGAGGAGTGCCAGGAACGTGTTACTGGTGGCAAGGGCTTCCCCCACGAGGACTGCACTGAGGAATTGT
This is a stretch of genomic DNA from Malassezia japonica chromosome 3, complete sequence. It encodes these proteins:
- the QCR6 gene encoding ubiquinol--cytochrome-c reductase subunit 6 (EggNog:ENOG503P47Z; COG:C), with translation MSLLSALSNFGMSSSAVAEETAAPSWFASVFPVAHSEEEEKEEADEEKADDEAEKSEEADEEADEKEEDEDEDEDEDDDDDTMPAIYEECEKSSACGSVRHHFEECQERVTGGKGFPHEDCTEELAVI